In Triticum urartu cultivar G1812 chromosome 6, Tu2.1, whole genome shotgun sequence, the following proteins share a genomic window:
- the LOC125515887 gene encoding F-box/FBD/LRR-repeat protein At5g22700-like isoform X1 yields MPPSGKERKSAPAVTATGHISDLPDQMLHHVLSFLPVQVAAQTCVLARRWRHLWKSTTGLRIVGLQVQDLRKFMNHLLVLRGRTHLDTVEIKFDRYDDDDDDDDVRYVNLWTRFALMWKVRVLTLHILIGNIVSQHLVTLDLHSVALPKAFLDFARCPQLVNLKIDDCFINVNKISSCSLKHLSITGCRSDLDFRVLVSAPGLVSLELEDFIGITPLLEDMALLEAACVNLSDRCKDVCLNYDSGVFCGAKDNTCKNCVPISDNCSSDCVLLGGISRAKHLKLISEIGKPIFTRDLKHCPKFSKLKTLLLNEYWCEAPDLDPLACIMKNSPVLEKLTLQLFSKGPNHEMEMKGSYRSMEGPSAISEHLKIVEVKCNVVDKRILKVLRFLSALNMRFSFQ; encoded by the exons ATGCCTCCTAGCGGGAAGGAGCGCAAGAGTGCGCCGGCGGTGACCGCCACCGGCCACATCAGCGACCTCCCCGACCAGATGCTCCACCATGTGCTCTCCTTCCTCCCGGTGCAGGTGGCCGCGCAGACGTGCGTGCTCGCCCGGCGCTGGCGACACCTTTGGAAGTCCACTACGGGCCTGCGCATCGTCGGCCTCCAAGTTCAAGACCTCCGGAAGTTCATGAACCATCTGCTGGTCCTGCGTGGGCGCACCCACCTAGACACTGTTGAGATCAAATTCGATcgttatgatgatgatgatgatgatgatgatgtgcgCTATGTGAACCTATGGACCCGTTTTGCCCTGATGTGGAAAGTTCGGGTGCTCACCCTTCATATCCTCATTGGTAACATTGTCTCTCAGCATCTGGTAACATTGGACCTTCATTCTGTAGCCCTACCAAAGGCCTTTCTTGATTTTGCTAGATGCCCACAATTGGTGAATCTGAAGATAGATGATTGCTTCATCAATGTCAATAAGATATCTTCCTGTTCCCTGAAGCATTTGAGCATCACTGGTTGTCGATCTGATTTGGATTTCCGAGTCCTTGTTTCTGCTCCAGGCCTTGTCTCTCTGGAACTAGAAGACTTTATTGGTATAACCCCTTTGCTTGAAGACATGGCATTACTGGAAGCCGCATGTGTGAATCTTAGCGATAGATGCAAAGATGTCTGCTTGAATTATGACTCTGGTGTTTTCTGTGGAGCTAAGGATAATACATGTAAGAACTGTGTTCCTATCAGTGATAATTGCAGCAGTGATTGTGTGCTTCTGGGTGGTATCTCACGTGCTAAACACCTCAAGTTGATATCTGAAATTGGAAAG CCCATTTTCACAAGAGATCTGAAACACTGCCCTAAATTTAGCAAGTTAAAGACTTTATTACTTAACGAGTACTGGTGTGAGGCTCCTGACTTGGATCCACTAGCTTGCATTATGAAAAACTCACCAGTTCTAGAGAAGCTCACTCTTCAACTCTTTTCCAAG GGACCAAATCATGAAATGGAAATGAAAGGAAGCTACAGGTCAATGGAGGGACCCTCTGCAATATCAGAGCACCTTAAAATAGTTGAAGTCAAGTGTAATGTGGTTGACAAGAGAATTCTCAAAGTTTTGAGGTTCCTGTCTGCACTTAACATGC GATTCAGTTTCCAGTAA
- the LOC125515887 gene encoding F-box/FBD/LRR-repeat protein At5g22700-like isoform X2, translated as MPPSGKERKSAPAVTATGHISDLPDQMLHHVLSFLPVQVAAQTCVLARRWRHLWKSTTGLRIVGLQVQDLRKFMNHLLVLRGRTHLDTVEIKFDRYDDDDDDDDVRYVNLWTRFALMWKVRVLTLHILIGNIVSQHLVTLDLHSVALPKAFLDFARCPQLVNLKIDDCFINVNKISSCSLKHLSITGCRSDLDFRVLVSAPGLVSLELEDFIGITPLLEDMALLEAACVNLSDRCKDVCLNYDSGVFCGAKDNTCKNCVPISDNCSSDCVLLGGISRAKHLKLISEIGKPIFTRDLKHCPKFSKLKTLLLNEYWCEAPDLDPLACIMKNSPVLEKLTLQLFSKGPNHEVEMKGHRDQIMKWK; from the exons ATGCCTCCTAGCGGGAAGGAGCGCAAGAGTGCGCCGGCGGTGACCGCCACCGGCCACATCAGCGACCTCCCCGACCAGATGCTCCACCATGTGCTCTCCTTCCTCCCGGTGCAGGTGGCCGCGCAGACGTGCGTGCTCGCCCGGCGCTGGCGACACCTTTGGAAGTCCACTACGGGCCTGCGCATCGTCGGCCTCCAAGTTCAAGACCTCCGGAAGTTCATGAACCATCTGCTGGTCCTGCGTGGGCGCACCCACCTAGACACTGTTGAGATCAAATTCGATcgttatgatgatgatgatgatgatgatgatgtgcgCTATGTGAACCTATGGACCCGTTTTGCCCTGATGTGGAAAGTTCGGGTGCTCACCCTTCATATCCTCATTGGTAACATTGTCTCTCAGCATCTGGTAACATTGGACCTTCATTCTGTAGCCCTACCAAAGGCCTTTCTTGATTTTGCTAGATGCCCACAATTGGTGAATCTGAAGATAGATGATTGCTTCATCAATGTCAATAAGATATCTTCCTGTTCCCTGAAGCATTTGAGCATCACTGGTTGTCGATCTGATTTGGATTTCCGAGTCCTTGTTTCTGCTCCAGGCCTTGTCTCTCTGGAACTAGAAGACTTTATTGGTATAACCCCTTTGCTTGAAGACATGGCATTACTGGAAGCCGCATGTGTGAATCTTAGCGATAGATGCAAAGATGTCTGCTTGAATTATGACTCTGGTGTTTTCTGTGGAGCTAAGGATAATACATGTAAGAACTGTGTTCCTATCAGTGATAATTGCAGCAGTGATTGTGTGCTTCTGGGTGGTATCTCACGTGCTAAACACCTCAAGTTGATATCTGAAATTGGAAAG CCCATTTTCACAAGAGATCTGAAACACTGCCCTAAATTTAGCAAGTTAAAGACTTTATTACTTAACGAGTACTGGTGTGAGGCTCCTGACTTGGATCCACTAGCTTGCATTATGAAAAACTCACCAGTTCTAGAGAAGCTCACTCTTCAACTCTTTTCCAAG GGACCAAATCATGAAGTGGAAATGAAAGGCCATAGGGACCAAATCATGAAATGGAAATGA